One region of Armigeres subalbatus isolate Guangzhou_Male chromosome 3, GZ_Asu_2, whole genome shotgun sequence genomic DNA includes:
- the LOC134227913 gene encoding uncharacterized protein LOC134227913 → MAGEYSAGELQVPAWLNSEFFTGILKKSENDPSIEIAGGYELLPATKPGENFSSVMYRTCIRYRSKCESDEQEINLIIKIPAVAEGFKKEVAKDNILFIKEIKMYSEILPAMVKVLNDAGEHLEVARLIHASLQPHVVIVLQSLTPDGWTPGRVSVQSFEEALPTIRNIANFHAASLYLHREIMDLSTNSVKELLVTGAGLTHFTNRFKEFCDAIEKWDGCESFVEKFKILLRSIGQRLRDIYTPDLLTKGYNVLNHADFTWKNIMHKRNPDGRIEDSMLIDYQACHWGSPAMDVYSLLDLIVDNRTKTTHRSRILHEYHTHFATVLGKMGYLGRIPTLVDLQVELLRNGFIEVFHVAIFEKYKFIELTETMMDNYDETNSDEPCFNNEEYRRIISGELPSLLYRGLLD, encoded by the exons ATGGCAGGGGAATATAGCGCGGGCGAATTGCAGGTTCCCGCCTGGTTGAACAGTGAATTCTTTactggaattttgaaaaaatctgaaaacgaTCCATCGATTGAGATCGCGGGTGGATATGAACTACTTCCGGCCACCAAACCCGGCGAAAACTTTTCCAGTGTCATGTATCGCACTTGCATTCGATATCGTTCGAAGTGTGAGTCCGACGAACAGGAAATAAATTTGATAATCAAAATACCGGCAGTGGCTGAGGGTTTCAAGAAGGAAGTTGCGAAGGACAATATTCTGTTTATCAAAGAGATCAAAATGTACAGCGAGATTCTTCCGGCTATGGTGAAGGTGTTGAACGATGCTGGTGAGCATCTGGAGGTCGCGAG GCTGATACATGCCTCACTGCAGCCACATGTCGTTATTGTTCTGCAAAGTCTTACGCCCGATGGCTGGACTCCCGGACGAGTGAGCGTTCAAAGTTTTGAAGAGGCTCTTCCAACTATACGAAACATCGCAAATTTTCATGCTGCATCGCTTTATCTTCATCGGGAG ATTATGGACTTATCAACGAACAGCGTTAAAGAATTGTTAGTTACAGGAGCCGGTCTCACTCATTTCACGAATAGATTCAAGGAATTCTGCGATGCTATTGAAAAATGGGATGGTTGCGAATCGTTCGTGGAGAAGTTTAAAATTCTTCTTAGGTCCATCGGTCAACGTTTACGCGATATCTACACTCCGGATCTTCTGACCAAAGGCTACAATGTTCTCAACCACGCTGACTTCACTTGGAAAAACATAATGCATAAAAGAAATCCGGATGGCCGCATCGAAGATTCGATGTTGATCGACTATCAAGCGTGTCATTGGGGTTCACCAGCCATGGATGTCTACAGTTTGCTAGACTTGATTGTTGACAATCGCACTAAGACGACTCATCGGAGCAGAATCCTTCACGAGTACCATACACATTTCGCAACGGTGCTGGGTAAAATGGGATACCTCGGTAGAATTCCCACTCTGGTAGACTTACAAGTAGAACTCCTACGGAACGGGTTTATCG AAGTATTCCATGTCGCAATATTCgagaaatacaaattcattgaGCTCACCGAAACGATGATGGATAACTACGATGAGACAAATTCGGATGAGCCCTGTTTTAATAATGAAGAATACCGCAGAATTATTAGTGGTGAATTACCATCGTTGCTGTACAGAGGCTTACTGGACTAA